In one window of Helianthus annuus cultivar XRQ/B chromosome 17, HanXRQr2.0-SUNRISE, whole genome shotgun sequence DNA:
- the LOC110922959 gene encoding uncharacterized protein LOC110922959: MTSEEFREVNLPDDLSRLRGTKLSLSKVRESLVVVEDVGHGVEAIWMMDDGVSKSFTKLFTVNFNTPPAQVRRFRGFRKTGEPIIEVVQHNLHGQLVVYEPDSEHVDELEIDGKKFSFSVFSYVETLLLLDQPNLIIR, translated from the coding sequence ATGACaagtgaagagtttagagaagtAAACCTCCCCGATGACTTATCCCGCTTGCGTGGTACTAAGTTGTCTTTGTCTAAGGTACGCGAGTCTCTTGTTGTGGTTGAAGACGTTGGACATGGTGTAGAGGCTATATGGATGATGGACGATggtgtttcaaaatcgtttacaaAGCTATTCACTGTTAATTTTAACACACCACCCGCACAAGTAAGGCGGTTTAGGGGATTTAGGAAGACAGGTGAACCTATAATTGAAGTTGTTCAACACAATCTTCATGGACAACTTGTTGTTTATGAGCCCGACTCAGAACACGTTGATGAACTTGAGATTGATGGAAAAAAGTTCTCGTTTTCTGTGTTTTCCTACGTAGAAACACTACTTCTGCTTGATCAACCAAATCTTATAATTAGATAA
- the LOC110926216 gene encoding probable ATP-dependent helicase PF08_0048: protein MDFHSLNRRQLQSLCKLNQIPANITNVAMADALKSLQTVVGIEEIVNTSCSEVLSPRAPCTSFRTTIRKKVKKPETESLLATASRGVRRELIGEANEFLKTPAVSGVRKKGTATLTSGKKDATVQRVYNTRRSARLTEKKCTEAGVTERDISRPVKIASFSEQVSVASEKSAGSGSSSVETFLESYISSENTEDSDREGSGENCDEGISKAKVEDICIKFDKLDVVIEDGSDQSKVIEKVNCCSENLDVDEEQKVKEMVISNERQGSEEKSDQVENINPDSKNVSNSCDDGALGEKVMVGDEKIDFLEALNVSVEEHSDSLLSDEVLLGENSERVDCCDENVDLEETEKVEDKFVLNEPEAFEEKSDQVDDIKPDSKSISNSCDNGDSEGNVMAGDEKIDSHETLNVSVEEHLAPEEHSDRSLLRDEVVSGENSERVDFCGENAVLEEIQKVDDRFILNEPEVFEVKKNQVDNIKLDSEGITNPCENVDSEENLLMVDEKIEPHEALKVSAKFLTEADGSNTDSISCITENPSDPVASASETKDGIDFHEVLNVSIDEYLEHSDSLLCDKVLSEATDADSISCDTENISDPLVSVLETKNEVVECHGFTNNNESSSELSKLDNRNDHNVAMEMTAESKGTEENMKIVTNQGDEALVNPNEQERSKEYETSEESQNFLIKEPAVDQENETVTLSDDVIDHSTHLTPIKNETSNNNNNNPTVTRETSQVSDDNENIVISVQEVIVEGDNKIAEDEKPPTSLNDTSMRQLKKQLKALSIKSNLNANKDDQVAEARSVLQAMRDNHLATKEAS from the exons ATGGATTTCCACAGCCTTAACAGAAGGCAACTTCAATCTCTCTGCAAACTCAACCAGATCCCAGCCAACATCACCAACGTTGCAATGGCCGATGCTCTCAAATCTCTTCAAACT GTAGTAGGGATTGAAGAAATTGTCAACACTTCATGTTCTGAAGTTTTGTCACCTAGGGCTCCTTGCACAAGTTTTAGAACTACAATTCGGAAAAAGGTGAAGAAACCGGAAACCGAGTCTCTGCTTGCGACTGCAAGCAGGGGAGTAAGGAGGGAACTGATTGGAGAAGCTAATGAATTTCTGAAAACTCCTGCTGTTTCGGGTGTCAGAAAGAAGGGGACTGCAACTTTAACGAGTGGGAAAAAGGATGCGACTGTGCAAAGAGTCTATAATACAAGAAGGTCAGCAAGGTTGACTGAGAAGAAATGTACAGAGGCAGGTGTAACAGAGAGGGATATAAGTCGACCTGTGAAGATTGCTTCGTTTTCGGAACAAGTGAGTGTAGCATCAGAGAAAAGTGCAGGATCAG GTTCTAGTTCTGTAGAAACATTCCTTGAGTCCTACATATCATCTGAGAACACGGAAGATAGTGACAGGGAAGGAAGTGGTGAAAACTGTGACGAGGGCATCTCTAAGGCAAAAGTAGAAGACATTTGCATCAAGTTTGACAAACTTGATGTTGTTATCGAAGATGGAAGTGATCAAAGTAAAGTGATTGAAAAGGTGAATTGTTGTAGTGAGAATTTGGATGTTGATGAGGAACAGAAAGTTAAAGAGATGGTCATCTCGAATGAACGTCAGGGCTCTGAGGAAAAAAGTGACCAAGTAGAAAATATTAACCCGGATTCAAAAAACGTCTCAAATTCATGTGATGATGGAGCTCTAGGAGAGAAGGTGATGGTCGGTGATGAAAAAATTGATTTCCTTGAAGCATTGAATGTCTCAGTAGAGGAACACTCTGACAGCTTGCTCAGTGATGAAGTTTTATTAGGTGAAAACAGCGAAAGGGTAGACTGTTGTGATGAGAATGTCGATTTAGAAGAGACAGAGAAAGTTGAAGATAAGTTTGTTCTGAATGAACCTGAGGCCTTTGAGGAAAAAAGCGACCAAGTAGACGATATAAAACCAGATTCAAAAAGCATCTCAAATTCATGTGACAATGGAGATTCGGAAGGTAATGTGATGGCGGGTGATGAAAAAATTGATTCTCATGAAACATTGAATGTCTCAGTTGAGGAACATTTGGCTCCAGAGGAACACTCTGACAGAAGTTTGCTCCGTGATGAAGTTGTATCAGGTGAAAACAGCGAACGGGTAGACTTTTGTGGTGAGAATGCTGTCTTAGAAGAGATACAGAAAGTTGATGATAGGTTTATCCTGAATGAACCTGAGGTTTTTGAGGTAAAAAAGAATCAAGTAGACAATATAAAACTAGATTCAGAAGGCATAACAAATCCGTGTGAGAATGTAGATTCAGAAGAGAATCTGCTGATGGTTGATGAAAAAATTGAGCCTCATGAAGCATTGAAAGTTTCAGCTAAGTTTTTAACAG AAGCGGATGGTAGTAATACAGATTCCATTTCTTGTATCACCGAGAATCCAAGCGATCCTGTAGCGTCTGCTTCAGAGACGAAAGATGGAATTGATTTCCATGAAGTGTTAAATGTGTCAATTGACGAATATTTGGAACACTCTGACAGCTTGCTCTGTGATAAAGTTTTATCAG AAGCTACTGATGCGGATTCTATCTCTTGTGACACTGAGAATATAAGCGATCCTTTGGTGTCTGTTTTAGAGACGAAGAATGAAGTTGTGGAGTGCCATG GTTTTACAAATAACAACGAAAGTTCAAGTGAGCTGTCAAAGTTAGATAATCGAAACGACCATAATGTTGCTATGGAAATGACTGCAGAGTCAAAGGGGACAGAAGAGAATATGAAAATTGTTACAAATCAAG GCGATGAGGCCCTTGTGAATCCCAACGAGCAAGAGCGAAGCAAGGAGTATGAAACTTCTGAAGAATCACAAAACTTTTTGATCAAAGAACCCGCTGTCGATCAAGAAAATGAGACAGTAACACTTTCAGATGATGTTATCGACCACTCAACTCATTTGACACCAATAAAGAATGAAacgtcaaataataataataataacccaACTGTAACAAGGGAAACGAGTCAGGTGTCAGACGACAATGAGAACATTGTAATATCGGTGCAGGAAGTTATAGTTGAAGGTGATAACAAAATAGCCGAAGATGAGAAGCCTCCTACAAGTTTAAATGATACAAGTATGAGACAACTAAAGAAGCAGTTGAAAGCCTTGTCCATAAAAAGTAACTTGAATGCCAACAAAGATGATCAAGTGGCTGAAGCAAGGTCTGTTTTGCAAGCTATGCGTGACAACCATTTGGCCACCAAAGAAGCTAGTTGA